A part of Aegilops tauschii subsp. strangulata cultivar AL8/78 chromosome 2, Aet v6.0, whole genome shotgun sequence genomic DNA contains:
- the LOC141040984 gene encoding uncharacterized protein, producing the protein MAIREVVRSGARYTWTNKQLAPVRSVLDRVFISPDWELMYPLCSLVAETRIGSDHVPLILPSGEDRIRCSPRFFFETAWFKNPDFDSIFRERWNSCVSQVGYQRGPMDFWIAAGSRLRASLKGWGANLGRQDRTLREGILAEIARLDQQVDARPFSEQEWARRYALENQVQSLLHAEEEYWRRRGGLKWVLKGDANTKYFHAYANGRRRRCAILCLQSDQGLLLVQANIVHHVYDFYVQLMGTSEEQRAGVRADLWDPS; encoded by the coding sequence ATGGCTATCCGAGAGGTGGTCAGGTCAGGGGCTCGCTATACTTGGACGAACAAACAGTTGGCCCCGGTGCGTTCAGTGCTAGATAGAGTGTTCATCTCTCCCGACTGGGAGTTGATGTACCCTCTATGCTCGCTCGTCGCTGAGACCAGGATCGGGTCGGACCACGTGCCACTAATCCTCCCCTCAGGGGAGGACAGGATTCGGTGTAGCCCTCGGTTTTTCTTCGAAACGGCTTGGTTCAAAAATCCTGACTTCGACTCCATCTTCAGGGAGAGGTGGAATTCCTGTGTTAGTCAGGTGGGCTACCAGCGGGGCCCGATGGATTTCTGGATCGCGGCAGGGAGCCGCCTTCGGGCCAGTCTTAAGGGCTGGGGGGCTAACTTGGGCCGTCAGGACAGAACGCTCAGGGAGGGCATCCTAGCCGAGATTGCGCGCCTCGACCAACAGGTGGATGCGCGGCCTTTTTCTGAACAAGAATGGGCTCGTCGCTATGCGTTGGAGAACCAGGTGCAGTCCTTGCTTCACGCGGAAGAGGAGTACTGGAGGCGTCGGGGAGGCCTTAAGTGGGTGCTCAAAGGGGACGCTAACACGAAGTACTTCCACGCCTACGCCAACGGGAGACGGCGTAGATGTGCGATCCTTTGCTTGCAGTCTGATCAGGGGCTGCTGCTGGTGCAGGCGAACATAGTGCACCACGTTTACGACTTCTACGTCCAACTGATGGGGACGAGCGAGGAGCAGCGAGCTGGGGTGCGCGCTGACCTATGGGACCCTTCCTAG